The Falco rusticolus isolate bFalRus1 chromosome 4, bFalRus1.pri, whole genome shotgun sequence genome includes the window CCGAACGGCCGCGGAGTGCTGCTTGCGGCGCGGCTGGGCCACGTACCCCCGTGGGCTGCGCTCACGGACGGCATCCCCGGGTGACCCCTGCGGCGGTCCCGTCCAGCTtgcggagcggggccgggccagATCCCGCCGGCGGCTCCGCACGCCCCCGCGcaccccccgccagccccgcggcagccggcagcagcaaagcaaacgTGCCGAAATCCCTTGGTTTTGGCCGAAAACCATAAAGACGGAGGCTGAGCTTCCCTTCCCCCGGGGGTGAGCCCGACGCCCGTCCCTCTGCGTGGGACAGCTCCGTCGAGGAGGCAGCGGCTGGGCTGAGTCCGTGGCATGCCTCCCGTGGAAATCATCCGCGTGTTCAGTGCCGCTCCCGCCGTGGGGAGGGGGCCGAGTCCAGCCCAAACTCATCCCACGGCCGCTGTCAGCtccccccgcggcgggcagcCCACCGGCCGGGCTGCCGGGGCACCGCTGGCCCtggccccccctcccctgttGATGCCTGCGTTTTCTGCTGGGGATTATGAGCGCTGGGACTCTCGCACATAAATCTCGCATCAAGCACATCAGTAATGAGTAGGGGTGGCTCATTAATTATCTGCTGAATTGCGTAGCACAGGCTAAAGAGGAATTAAACGAATCCCGTTGTACCGAGCAAAATGTTGGTGAAAAGGCTACAAAAGTCAAGAGAAACGCTGCGCTTCGCACCGTGTTTCGTTTCGTTCCTTGGCCGGCTCCTTGCCGTTGTTTACAGCGATTTGGCCGAGGCCCGAAGGgagcccggggctgggggccccCTCGACGGGCAGTTCCGAGCGCAGAGCGGTAGCTCCAGCTCCTCCGAGCCCGGCTCCTCCCGGCCGCCCCACCGGAGCTGCCCGAGGGCTCCGAGCCGCCGGCGGGGCCCCTTCCCCAGCGAGGGACGTGCGAGTCCacggccggggcggcggggctgggcccCCCGAGGGGAGCCGGCCCtgggggcgggcggcccgggcaGGTGGCGGGGCGGTCCCCGGGGGTGGCTCCGTGCGTCCCCCCACTCCGGCCGGGTGGCTCCCTCGCgaggggacggggacggggatggggacGAGGACGGGCCCGGGGCTGCCCTCCGAAGGGGCTAGCGCTTGTTTGGGTGTCTGCTCTCCCGCGGCGGGCAGAAAGGctaatttgctttctgtggcaGGGGATCAAATGCTCTGCTGTAACCTCTCGCTTCCAGGTACtcgcccgccccggccccttCCTTCCTCCGCAGCCCCTCCCGCGCCCTCCCCCGCAGCGCTGAcagccccgccggggccggcggTATAATAGGCCGCTGCCCGCCGTCCCGGGGCGGAGAGACGCTCCCCGGTGCCGCGCCCCGCGTGCATGCGGCGGTAACGGCTTCGGCCCGCCGCGCTGCTCAGGGCGGTCCAGGGCCACTCGCACTgggggggccgcgccgggcccggcccgcaggggcaggggcagggtagggggcggcggcggggcgatGGGCAGAGCGCCCGCGGGACGCCCCGCTGCCCGGCTGCCAGCAGCGCCGGCCGGGGGGCTGCGCTAGGGCGGCCCGGCGGCCGGggctcccccccccgccccggcccgggcggcggcgagGATGCAGCACCCGCTGGAGCTGGGGGCCGCGCACTACTTCCCGGCCGAAGCCTTCCCCGACCACCGCTCGCACCGCTACCGCAGCTTCATGATAGAGGAGATCCTCACCGACCCCCCGGAGGCCAAGGGGGCCGCGCCGGCCGGGGAGCTGCTCAAGTTCGGGGTGCAGGCTCTGCTCTCCGCCCGGCCGTACCACAACCACCTCGGTACgtccccgggggggggggaagcccccccgccccgagccccgAGGGCTCCCGCGGCTGGGGGGGAGCGGgctgcgggagcggggcggccaGGCGGGGAGGCGATCCCGCCGGGGCGCCGCAGCGCGTTTTAGAGCCGGTCCCTTTGAAGGAAACCTCGTGAATTTTGCCTAAAACGCCGCCGCCGGGCTATGCCGGCCGCGCGCGGGGCCGGCGGTGCTGGCCGTGCCCGGGAGGCTCCTGGCCCGCGGCCGGGCGCTGCCCCGGGCTCGGATGGGGAAAGCGGCTCCGGGGCTCGGACGCCGCTTGCACAAACTGGCCGCTGAATTTCACGGGGAGACCGTTGTCGTTGAGCTTTCCCCCCGCGTTTTTGGATGAGGCGTGGATTGCTGGAGCCTGAGGCAGTGGGGTGTATTATCTGTGCGGCTGCAAGAGGCGGCACAGTGCTCTGCGGACACAGATTTAGCTAGAAACCCAacagatatttatattttatatattattttctctatATAACGCatttatatatagatagattTATTTAAAGCGGGAGCCAGCGTGCTCTACCCAGTCTGATATAGTACTGAGGACAAATGCAGTGCATTAACGGCatagttttgttgtttggtttttttaacaccaatatttaaaaaattataaacgCCAGTATTTAGTGTGTGCTCGCGAAAGCTTTCATTTCCCAAGCCATCTTCATCTGCGGAGACATCGCTCTTTATCTATAGAAACGAACAatttcttgttctgcttttaacagagaaaggaaagcgTGGCGCCTCGTAACAAGGGAGCACGTTAGATATGTTAGGATATCTGGAAATGAGTATTATCTTCAAGACGGGCAGAACTATTTGAAATGGTGGACCAGATAAAAGGCTCTTTATAGCCCTCATGGCTCAGCTCCCGCCGCGTTCAGCCggggcaggatcaggccctggGAGGGGCTGAGGCAATTTCTGCTTAGGCCGAGCGGCGGGAGCCTGCAGAGGCGCCTCTGAAAGTCCCTCTCGGACCACCGGGCTTGTTCTCTCTCGCCTGTGTTGGCGGGGAGCGCCGGGCAAGCaggcccgggggctgcggggcagcgCGGGGTCCGCGGGCCCGGCCAGGGGAGAGCCgagccgcgccgggccgggccgggcaggggagAGCCGAGGCGAGCAGAgccgcgccgtgccgtgccggggAGAGCCGACCCGCGCCGCGGAGCGGCCCCATCCCGCCGGGGAGCGAGGTGGCTGCGCGGCCGCGGCTTGGGCCGAGAGCGGCACGGAcgtgcctgcagcagcatcctcgGGGATAGAGACGCTCCGTTTTGAAACtttccctgtcctgtccccGGGTGCGTCTTCATAGCAAAATCCTGGGGCTGCGGTTCACGGAGAGGGATATAGGTTGTTCCTCGGTCGAAAGTGTCCTgaaagctgctggggagggaaacTCGGGACCGTGACCGGATCCCCCAGCTGTCGGGTGGCACTGGAGGGAACGCTTTTCGGTTGGTTTAAACTATTTTCTCTTGTAACCGCCCGAGTCATTCAGCAATTAGCAGCTGCCGGTTGAAGGGTAAAACGTGACCCTGTACCGCGGAGGCGGCGGAGTCGAGTGGCACCCGGGCAGGGTCGGCCCCGACACGCGCCCCGGGGGTCCCGCACCCGGCCGGCTCCGCTCCGCCTCGCTGCGTCGTTGCCGAGAAAGGAGAAGGGCCGGGGGTTCCTTGCAGGCCTGATCCCCGGGGAAACCgaggctccctgcagccccaggggtCCCGGGGGCTGCCCGACGCTGACGGCCCCTCTCTCCCGCAGCGGTGCTGAAGGCGGAGCCGGCCGCCGTGTTCAAGTTCCCGCTGGCTCCCTTGGGGTGCTCGGGGCTGGGCTCGGCGCTGCTGGCTGCCGGGTCGGGGCTGCAGGGCGGCTCCGCTTCGCCCCATCTCCCGCTGGAGCTGCACCTCCGCGGCAAGCTGGAGCCGGCCCCCCCGGAGCCGGGCAGCAAGGCCAAGAAAGGGCGCCGCAGCCGCACCGTCTTCACCGAGCTGCAGCTCATGGGGCTGGAGAAGCGCTTCGAGAAGCAGAAATACCTCTCCACGCCCGACAGGTAGGCGATGCCGCACACTCCGGACCGggggcgggacgggacgggagGGGATGTGGGCTCgtttttcctcaaaaagaaggaaagctgcAAAGGAGGAAAGCTGCCAGCCGAGACGAAAACTGCCGGGGCTCACCGCCTCTCTCTCTCTCGTCCGCAGAATAGACCTGGCCGAATCGCTGGGGCTCAGCCAGCTCCAGGTGAAAACCTGGTACCAGAACAGGCgcatgaaatggaagaaaatagtAAGTGCCCGAGTCCGCCCCTTCTGCGCACTGCACCGCGCCGGGTCCGCGCCCCGCCGGGGAACGGAGGCCCGCGGGCTCGTCCTTCTGCATGTCGGCCCTGGCCAAATCATAACAATAATAATCACAATAATAACGCGGCTCGGTCCCCGGGTGCGGAGGGCGACAGGCGCAGGCCGGGAGAAGCCGCTCCGGCAGCCGCGGTGCGGCCCGGACGCCGTGCTTTGCTCCAGGGGACGGGGGAGAGGGAGGTTCCTCTCGCCTCGGGCTGATGGCAGCACGGTTTCACCGGGGTGCCCCCCTCCTCGCCTCGCAGGTGTTGCAGGGGGGCGGCCTGGAGTCCCCCACCAAGCCCAAGGGTCGCCCCAAGAAGAACTCCATCCCAAGCAGCGAGCAGCTCTCTGAGCAGGAGCGAGCCCGGGACGCCGAGAAGCCGCCCGAGAGCCTGGGCTCGCCGGCCGAGGTCGGCCAGGAGGAGTGAGGGTGATCGCCCGGCCCCaccgccgccggccccggccgcccccggggcgctgcccgccgagcccgccgccggccccgcacCTCTccgccccgcccgcggcggCCCGGGCTAGCGGACGGAGGGCGGCACGGTCAGAGGCTGCGGTCGTCTTCGGTCTCCGGTGAACTGGGCGTTTTGGTCGGTCGCGTCCCCATTTCCCCCCTaccccaccccgccccgccgctcctcTCCGCGCCTGCGGAGCGCTGCGCCACGGACGCTGTGTTGTGCGACGGCCCGGAGGGGCCAGGACACTGGATCCCACCTTTCACATCTACTCGCTGTCTAAAACCCTGTGGTGCCCCTAGTTATTcgaaaactgcattttatgtTCGGTTTTATTAATGCGAAGATATTTACTTGATttcaataaagtattttatgaaCTATTTCTCGGAGTAACCTAGtgcttttgaatttattttttttttcttcccacgGAGGCAGGTTAGAGATTCGAATCCAAGTTCGCAGGCGGATCTGCAAGGACGGAACAAAGTGCGGTGCTGTCCCGGCCGGTCCCGGGGCGGATTCTCCCATCGTTTTCCCTGACGGCTCGGCCTGCCTGTGGCCGGGAGAGGCACGGCTCGCAGTCTTTGCTGGGGCCAATTTGGATCCTTTCGCCTTTTAAAGATACATTAATCGCTATCCAATAAGTTCATTAGATTCCCCTCTGTTAATCCGGAATcgtgatttatttttttttttaaacgcGGCCGGGGCAGCGTGGAGCAGGGTGTCCGACGGCATCGGGCGCTGAGCGGCTTTGAGCGAGCACTTCCCGATGGGCAGCACGGCCGAACCCGCACTGCCGGCCCCTGTGGCCCGCACGGAGCCCGCACGGCCCGGCCGGGGGGTGGCCAGGCCCGGCGCCGCTGCTCTCCCGGGCTCCTTGGGAACTTCTGCGACGTAGCACGAAATCGTGCggtttgcttttttactttttttttttttcttacttgttttCCCCGAGTCCCTGCTGTACATTTTCCATCGAGATACCAAATTATAGAGCATCTACCGAGACATGCAATTACCGCCGTCCCGCTAAAAAACAAAAGGACCGCAGAGAACGGCGAGGGGCAGAGAGcgaggggagcggggccggcggtGCTGCGCGGTGCTGCGAGGCTGTGGAAGTGaccggcgggcgggcgcggaTCGGCGGGGCAGGGCCTGGGGCCCGTTCTGAGCCCCCGCTGCAGGGATGCCAGTTAGGCGGGCCTCCCGATTAAAGGTGGTAATTAGCAGCCATGGGCTCTGGGGCTTGTCGGtgcctccctccccgcccccagGGGTGCCCCAAAGGCAGGTTACGACGGTGGTGCTGGGACGCCCCGTCTCCGGGGCGGTAGGTCCACCTCTAACGTGGCACAGCCCcgcgctggagccggctgtCGGTAACGCCTCCAGCCCTCGCTACCGGCACGGAACGGCCGCGTCCCGGCGGGAGAGGAGCCGCGCTAGCAAGATTTACgagctttaattaaaaatcgCCTCGagcctgccagctcccagcctgccaCCGGTGAAGCCCTCGGCGGGCGCCGAGGTGAAGCCGCGCTGAAGGCATCCGGTTCCTGGCACGGTCGTTCCCAGTTTTCCTCGTTTGCCGTTTCGCCACGCTCCAGGGTCCGGACCTACTGCCGCgaggggtgaggaggggagCGGAGGGTCGGCGGGTACCTCGGCCCCGCTTGGGGGATGCTCGGGGGTGGCTTCCTCAATCCCAGGTTAAATAAACTGCCGGGATGAGTGATGGGCTGTTTGTAAGCACAGGATACGGCCCTTGCAACAGGAAGCAAGCTCATATTCTTACACGAAAAATGACTTATTTCAAACGAAATGCTtgtttaaatatatgttttatttaaccTGGGGATAAGGATTGacgctggggagggggaaggcgGCGGTGGCGCAGATGGAGGGTCGGGCAGAGCCCGGGCGGGCTGCGGGGTCCCCCGGCGCGGGCAGGGCACGGCGGGTGTTGGACTTTGTcgctttatttcatttttggcTATTGTTTCTGGTTAGGTTACAGGCTGACGACTTCAGTGCACGTGAAAACAGCAGCcgtttttaattaaaaggtagATTCACTGACGCATTAACCTAAATTAACAGAATGACAAGCTGCGTCCATCACCCATGCTAAAGAGATTTGGAAAGAGTAGGCGTCGGTTATTACTATCGTGCTTATGATAtaatgttaatattttcttttcacatttgaGTAAGTGGCGGACAAGTGATTATTTTTCGCAGACCATAAAGCGATTATTTTTCACAGATCATAAAGGCATTAAATAAGGAAAGTGATTTTagtgtgtggtggttttttgcgttggttttttctttctctcctagGCAGCGAGAGAGAAATGCAAGGAGGGGTCTCGGCAGGCTTGGGGCTGCACGTTGCTGCGGAGCCGGGGCCGCGCAGCGAGGACCGGCCtggcccggggctgggggctgctcccggGGCGGCTGGGGCTCCCTCCGGCCACCGCCCCTCGCTCACCGCCCCTTGCTGCCCCGATTCCCGGGAGCgccgggctggcggcgggcGCCCGGGGCAGTGCAGGCTGCGCACCCGCGCAGGGGCGTCTCGCCGGGGCTCGGGCACCGGCCGCTTCGCGCTTCCCGGAGGATCCAGCGGAAAATGTTTCTCCTCTGCCGGCCCCCGGTAGGAAAAGCCCCGCCGGGCGCTCGGGGGGGCTTCCCTCGCCCCTTGGCCGATGCCCGAGAGCCGCCCCCGGCGCGGTGCTGCTCGCGGGGGTCTCAGCCGGCCGGGGTCTCCCCGGCCCTCCGCCTGCCATCTGCCGCCCAGCGTTCCCCTCCGGCAGGTCAGCCCGGGTGGGAGCCGGGGACCGGGTGGGAGCCGGGGACCGGGTGGGAGCCGTGGGCCGAGTGGGAGCCGGGGGCCGGGCCCCAGGCGGCGGCCAGCAGGGCGGGCACCGCGCTCCCCCCGCGGGACACGGCCAGGCGGGCCGGGCTGTGCTCACGCTGTTGGTAAGCAAACCCCAGCGAGTATATTTGGACGTGTAAACACTCTATGAATGAAAACACTGTACCTCCAGCAGCGCACCGTGACCTCTGCTTTAATGGGCTCCATGCTTGTAGCCGCCAGcctagaaacattttttggtAGTAACAGCTTTAATGGCCAACTTTGGCCTTGGAAGCAGCCGGTTACAGTGTGGAGGGCGCGTGTGCTGAGCCGAGGGGCCCTCCCTGCTCTGTCACCGATGCTAGTAAAGCCCAAAGTCCTCTCAGTCACATGGGAAGTCTGTTAGAAGTAGCTGACAATATACCTGACCAGTGGTTTTTTGcttgtaaaacacttttttttttttttgtaacttattctctcttttaatgagtttctgtattatttattgttaaagTTTAGTTTCCGCAGGGTAGGCTGCCTGttgggctggctggggtggcACTGCTCCTCAGTGacagcagctcagagctgggagcagaggggtcCCAGCGAGGTGTCACCTTCTCTTAGAAAAGCAAAGGCCACTGGCTATCGGTGACAGTCCTCCCAATGCCTTCTGGTAATGTCCGAGTGCATTCACAAACAGGACTTCAAACCTTGACCAGCATCAGTAACCTTCATGGGGCAGTAAGCACCTACAAGGAAATTACAGCAGGCCTCACCAGCACATGGGTTTGGTGCTGATGGATAGTTTTTGTTGGTGCAGCataattgctttattttctaatttcctTTCACAGCTGTAATGGACCAGTGCGGATGCTGTTAGGCTGTGATGGGTGATACCCACATTCGTACTTCAGCATGAAGACACAGGAGAGCTGTGTCAGCCCAGACACTCAGAGGTGTCTGACAAGAGCCCTGGGGAAGATCTGGGTGACTTTCTTCAGTGCTGTGATTTCTCCTCAGTTCTGCCTGCAGGAATAATCTCACTCTGGAGCACCCCAAAGCACAGCTGCCAGAAAAGCTGCCCCCTGCCTCAAGGGTCCTTTGCCAGTGCTGTATAATTCTGGGGCCAATAAAGCATACTTGTAGCTAATACACCTGGTGTTTATTcccttttctgtaaataaataagctGTATTGGTATAACACATTTATTCTGGCAGAAATGCATCCATGTTAGGGAATTCTACCATTTAAATTACACCAGTACAGGTAAAACAGCatatgttttctctgtaaacaAGGTAGAAGGGTGTAGACTGagggctggaaaagcagcaccaAAAGTGGGTTCTTCCCGTGTTTGAATGCTAATAGGGTCACAGTTAATCGGCAAACATTATGATGATTTTCTCAACAAAAATCCATTCAGATGAGTTTCCAATTCAAACACCCTAAATGCCCTTTTTATGAAGCATCTCAGGGAAACTGAAGAAACGTTCTGCATTTTCGTCAATGTCAATTTAAATATAGCTCCATGGAGCGGTAGGATTCTAAGACTGATGACATGGTGTTTACATCGAGGTAAAAGTGCAGGAGTGCTTGTTCCGGCAGGGATGGATTGGATGTTGTGCCAGTGTTGTGAGGGGATGTCCCGCTGCTGGGGTGAGCAGCCGTGCATCGATTCTCTGCTCTGCACCTGCAAGGCAAGTAGACATCTGCTGagctcttctgaaagaaaaattgttccTAGAGCAACACATTATGGATACTCcccatcaaaaaaaccccagaaacttGGTCGTGATGCTGCCCTTTCCCCTCTGGAAGTTTTGGGGTGGGGAACTATGGAGAGGATGGAGGGGGATGTGGGATGCATGGGGGAGTACTGAGGGGTGCGGAGGATTGTGATGGGAGGGTGGAGGAGAGTGTGGGATGATGCAAGAGTGTGTGTGGGAGAGGCACAGTGAGTGGGAGATGGTATCAAGGGATGTGGAGGGGTGTGAGGGGTGAATACATGATGCAGGGTGAGTGTGTGTGGATGCAGGGATGATGAGTGGAGATGTGAGGGTGATGGGTGGGGAAGCTGGAGGGAGATGCAGGGAGGATGGAGGAGTAgggggtgggatgcaggggtTTTGAAGGGATGcagggaggatggaggaggatgctgcaggtagctgcagcctgcaccccCCAGGCACTAATAAAATACACCACCTAGTACTGTGTGCACTCAGTGCATGCTGAGATGAAGCTGGGGTGGGTTAAGCCTTCTTGGacctggggagaaaaaagttaACACCTATCTGGGATTTTTTATCACCATATTGgataaaaatataatcaatATGATTTACTGATTTCAGTTAATTTCTCTAAGGATCATCAACTAGCATGTGAAGTACTGTTATTAGATGTTTGTCTTAATCCAAAATGTTAGATTGAAGTCATTAAGTGTTTGGTTGTTTCAGCTGACTGGTATAGTAGATAAAATCTAAATGCTGAGTGCCGTATTCCATGAAATTTGTCTGGGTAATGTGTAAACGAGGTTCAGGGCAAGTTCGCATTAAACATGCTAACATGGCTCTTGATACTATTATCTCTGCTTGGCTAAACTTTTCTATGAAATCTATAGGAAATTTGCCAGAACTGAGGCTCTGGGATATGGATGGTTACCTTTAATGAAATTGGCGATGACTGTTGCATCAGTAGGCAGTGGGTTTCACAGCATACGTTAAAAGTACATGCTCTTATCCACGCAGCTTTGTGTTGATGGAAAAAGTCACAATCAGTGTCTTGTATGGGTTCATCAGTTTACAGAGTTCATTAAAACAAGATTATGTATAAAATGGTTTCTTCCTCTGCAAGATCCTCAAATCCATTGTTTATACTGCACCTATATTagcaaactgcaaaaataagcTTGTAGTGTTtctaaacaatattttttttaggatgGGAATATGGAAACTTTCCAGAACTGAAATGGCATATAAGCCAAATGAGTAAAAGAAGATGGATCTCTGTCTAAAGTTTGAGTATTAGCTGGAATgagaagatttcattttttcgACACAATTTTCCCCCCAGATAGTTAATTTAAAGAGTGTTAGGCAGTGTACATTCACTCTCCAAATAGATATTGAAGTTAGTGGATTATGTCTAAATGGATAGTACTGTTGAAGGAGGAAACCCTTGAGTTAGTGTTAAAGAGATTGCCTGCTGAGCTCAAGTGCAGATAGGCTTAAAGCTTCCTTTTTCATTCATACTCAAAAGTTACTCAGGCAAGACTTGCAGTGAAAAATTATGCTAAAAACTTATGACAGTGGTATCCAGCCTGATACTTCCTAGCTGCTAGCCTAAAAGCTTGCTTGCTTATGCAGGATGCCTAGACCTCAGTGACATTCCATGAcgacaaagaaaataaagggtAAACAGAGCCTGGAAGAGAATAGTCAGATGTGCAGTAGTTATTCATACACTGAAAACTGCCTGTCCTAGGAACTTTGACGTCTTTCTGAAGACACAGTATTACAATAACCGGGAGAAAGAGACTCCCAGACACTACACTGGGCcattttacataaattaaaGCACAAAACTCCAACTCCCAAACTTGTGGTTTGTGTAGTACGAATATTATGTCAGGGAAGTGTTCTGGGTAAAAATCTACATATGGCAGTAGATCTTGCAAAATGCAAGTCAAACTTCAGCTGGCAAGGAAGGTTctctcaaaatacatttttttttttcatcatggTA containing:
- the BARX1 gene encoding homeobox protein BarH-like 1; amino-acid sequence: MQHPLELGAAHYFPAEAFPDHRSHRYRSFMIEEILTDPPEAKGAAPAGELLKFGVQALLSARPYHNHLAVLKAEPAAVFKFPLAPLGCSGLGSALLAAGSGLQGGSASPHLPLELHLRGKLEPAPPEPGSKAKKGRRSRTVFTELQLMGLEKRFEKQKYLSTPDRIDLAESLGLSQLQVKTWYQNRRMKWKKIVLQGGGLESPTKPKGRPKKNSIPSSEQLSEQERARDAEKPPESLGSPAEVGQEE